A genomic segment from Fusarium fujikuroi IMI 58289 draft genome, chromosome FFUJ_chr04 encodes:
- a CDS encoding related to negative acting factor, with protein sequence MVYCGKPSRGCQMCRARRIKCDETKPTCNQCAKSRRQCPGYKDEFDLVFRNETQATERRARKASKKATALKQGKPSKAVAIHKPTPDQSIISTLQLPVDQQATCHFLSNFVLLPSHDNTRGWMEFVVPLLKSEKQASHFKLAFDACAMASLGNRVGSGCNFENKALGCYTKALSATFSALKDPVLSKEDSTLAAVLLLGLFENITAKQLGMLAWGSHIEGAIQLVKSRDRKQMRTKTGLALFVATRTQMIIHTLTTGTPPAMGVEWWITDSYKNQYGAECQRLNIRTAELRAESNRLMSSLARSPENIELLLDIIRRCQTLDQQHVAWANQLPEYFHYKAVAWEDNVPSGNYGVAEVFPGRIDAYQDLWVVSVWNLMRCSRIILASLIVRCAAWVCAPVDYRTTPEYATAARTCVDTITDIISSVPYQLGWFSSRRELLERANLSAFGCGEEDALKGLPGYFLTWPLTCVQGQDYTTDAQRAWVKGRLEFIGNHLGVRYANVLKQLNVRVPSMLIRRDGLMASPYPASYNFEKLLSSKTAPAMAGYSLNPIQQHEAMQKERAEKQKTELLSKARGSLPNNERVADGLLQFQS encoded by the exons ATGGTCTACTGTGGCAAGCCCTCTAGGGGTTGCCAGATGTGCAGAGCCCGAAGAATCAAG TGTGATGAAACGAAACCAACCTGTAATCAATGCGCCAAATCCAGGCGACAATGCCCTGGCTACAAAGATGAATTCGATCTCGTCTTCCGCAATGAGACGCAGGCAACTGAACGAAGAGCTCGCAAGGCCAGCAAGAAAGCCACGGCGCTGAAACAGGGTAAACCTTCAAAGGCCGTAGCTATTCACAAACCAACCCCCGATCAGTCTATTATATCGACTCTCCAACTTCCGGTGGACCAGCAGGCAACATGCCACTTTCTATCGAACTTCGTTCTGCTACCTTCTCATGATAACACGCGTGGATGGATGGAATTCGTTGTGCCTCTCCTTAAAAGCGAGAAGCAAGCGTCCCATTTCAAGCTAGCGTTTGATGCATGTGCCATGGCATCTCTGGGGAACCGTGTCGGTTCAGGTTGCAATTTTGAGAACAAGGCTTTAGGATGTTATACGAAAGCACTTTCCGCCACATTCAGCGCCCTAAAGGATCCCGTTCTATCCAAGGAGGACTCAACTTTAGCAGCTGTGCTGCTTTTGGGACTTTTTGAGAACATTACCGCGAAGCAATTGGGAATGCTCGCTTGGGGCTCTCATATTGAAGGAGCTATTCAACTAGTTAAGTCGAGGGATAGGAAGCAGATGCGAACGAAAACAGGCCTGGCTCTTTTTGTAGCCACAAGAACGCAAATG ATCATTCACACCTTGACCACAGGCACACCCCCGGCCATGGGAGTTGAATGGTGGATCACGGACAGCTACAAGAATCAGTACGGAGCTGAGTGTCAGCGACTTAACATCCGTACAGCAGAGCTCAGGGCTGAGTCCAACCGCTTGATGTCGTCCCTGGCCCGTAGCCCCGAGAACATTGAGCTGCTTCTGGATATTATTCGCCGATGTCAAACTCTCGATCAGCAACATGTGGCCTGGGCAAACCAGTTGCCCGAATACTTCCATTACAAAGCTGTGGCTTGGGAAGACAATGTTCCCAGTGGGAACTACGGCGTGGCTGAGGTTTTCCCAGGACGAATAGACGCATATCAGGATCTCTGGGTTGTCAGCGTATGGAACTTGATGCGTTGCTCTCGTATCATCCTCGCGTCACTGATTGTTCGCTGTGCTGCATGGGTTTGCGCCCCGGTTGACTACCGAACAACCCCCGAATACGCAACAGCCGCGAGAACGTGTGTTGATACCATTACGGATATCATTTCCTCGGTGCCCTACCAGTTGGGCTGGTTTTCCAGTCGcagggagcttcttgagcgtGCTAACCTCTCCGCGTTTGGCTgtggagaggaagatgccCTAAAAGGTCTGCCAGGATACTTCTTGACTTGGCCCCTGACTTGTGTCCAGGGTCAGGATTATACAACTGATGCACAAAGAGCATGGGTCAAAGGTCGACTTGAGTTTATTGGCAATCATCTTGGTGTTAGGTACGCCAATGTGCTTAAACAA CTCAATGTTCGTGTTCCCTCAATGCTCATCCGCAGGGATGGCTTGATGGCTAGCCCATACCCTGCCTCCTACAACTTTGAAAAGCTCTTATCGTCCAAGACGGCACCAGCTATGGCAGGATATTCCCTGAACCCAATACAACAGCATGAAGCTATGCAGAAGGAGAGAGCTGAGAAACAGAAAACGGAGCTACTGAGTAAAGCCAGGGGGTCCTTACCAAATAACGAGAGGGTAGCCGACGGCCTGTTGCAATTTCAGAGTTGA
- a CDS encoding probable COPII coated vesicle component SEC24, translated as MSMPPPGDGFGGYPAQQYDQHAGQEQPPQQAYEDPAAAQQQQPHDQGHKKKKRGYAAQAFEVGTGANAVAGAQTGGAPQQFGAPPAQPGYGGYQAEPQAAAPQGYQYPQGYGAQQPAAPQAPQYGYQAPDQGYPAPGAQQPAPGVGGITQGVGNMNIGGQAQQPQAAQPPRPAVLNQLYPTDLLSQPFNVSELDLPPPPIVLPPNTSVTPSPDANCSPRYFRSTLNAVPTTHSLLKKSKLPLALVIQPYGSLHDDEDPVPVVQDQVISRCRRCRTYINPYVTFLDQGHRWRCNMCNLTNDVPQAFDWDAAAQQSVDRWQRPELNHAVVEFVAPQEYMVRPPQPLIYLFCFDVSYAAVSTGLVATAARTILDSLDRIPNADRRTRLGFLAVDSSLHYFSIPKDTDENGETNMLVVSDLDEPFLPIPNELLVPLSESRQSVEKFLQKLPDMFQNNQSNGSCMGSALRAAHKLISTLGGKIVVLTASLPNLGVGKLEMREDKKLLGTSKEGALLQTANSFYKSFAVECSKSQVSIDMFLFSSQYQDVASLSNLPRYTGGQTWFYPGWHASRPEDALKFASEFSDYLSSEIGLEAVLRVRATSGLRMNTFYGNFFNRSSDLCAFPAFPRDQCYVVEVAIDENLTKNVICLQAAVLHTTCNGERRIRVMTLALPTTTNLSDMYASADQCAITTYFSHKAVERALSSGLDAARDALQSKVTELLQTFKKELAGGSMGGGLQFPANLRGLPLLFLGLIKNVGLRKSSQIPSDIRSAALCLLSTLPVPLLMRYIYPRLYSLHDMPDNAGVPDQETGHIALPPALNLSSERLVPYGLYLIDDGQTQFLWVGRDAVPQLVQDVFGVEDRGQIQVGKGRVPELEGDFNERVRAIVQKSRDHKSLGVGSITLPHLYIVREDGEPSLKLWAQTLLVEDRADQGVSAAQWLGMLREKVVQ; from the exons ATGTCGATGCCCCCTCCTGGTGATGGCTTCGGCGGCTATCCAGCCCAGCAATACGATCAACATGCTGGCCAAGAACAGCCACCTCAACAAGCTTACGAGGACCCTGCCGCcgcccaacagcaacagcccCACGATCAAGGccacaagaagaagaagcgagggTATGCGGCTCAGGCTTTCGAGGTCGGTACCGGTGCCAACGCCGTCGCCGGTGCTCAGACCGGCGGAGCTCCTCAGCAATTCGGTGCCCCTCCCGCTCAGCCAGGTTATGGAGGTTATCAGGCCGAACCTCAAGCCGCTGCCCCTCAAGGATACCAATATCCCCAGGGATACGGCGCACAGCAACCCGCTGCTCCCCAGGCTCCTCAATATGGCTACCAAGCTCCCGATCAAGGATACCCAGCACCTGGCGCTCAGCAGCCCGCGCCAGGAGTTGGTGGCATTACTCAAGGCGTCGGCAACATGAACATTGGAGGCCAGGCTCAACAACCCCAGGCTGCTCAGCCTCCTCGCCCTGCTGTTCTGAACCAGCTCTATCCAACTGATCTCCTTAGCCAGCCCTTCAATGTCTCGGAGCTTGACCTTCCCCCGCCCCCGATTGTTCTTCCTCCCAAC ACGAGTGTTACTCCGTCCCCCGACGCCAACTGCTCCCCGCGATATTTCCGATCGACTCTCAACGCTGTTCCAACCACCCACTCGCTCCTGAAGAAGTCCAAGCTGCCCCTTGCACTCGTCATCCAGCCCTACGGTTCTCTccacgacgatgaggatcCCGTGCCTGTGGTGCAGGATCAAGTCATCTCGCGTTGCCGACGCTGTAGAACATATATCAACCCCTATGTCACTTTCCTGGACCAGGGACACCGATGGAGGTGTAATATGTGTAATCTGACCAATGACGTTCCTCAGGCTTTCGATTGGGATGCCGCTGCCCAGCAGAGTGTTGACCGATGGCAGCGACCCGAGCTGAACcatgctgttgttgagtttgTCGCTCCCCAGGAGTACATGGTTCGCCCACCTCAACCCCTCATCTACCTGTTCTGTTTCGATGTCAGCTACGCTGCTGTCTCAACCGGACTCGTGGCCACCGCGGCCCGCACCATTTTGGACAGCCTTGACCGGATACCAAATGCTGATCGCCGCACGCGccttggcttcttggccGTGGACTCTAGCCTCCACTACTTCTCGATCCCCAAAGAtactgatgagaatggcgagaCCAATATGCTGGTTGTCAGCGATCTCGACGAGCCTTTCCTCCCTATCCCCAACGAGCTCCTGGTTCCTCTTAGTGAGAGCCGACAAAGCGTGGAGAAGTTCCTGCAGAAGCTTCCCGACATGTTCCAGAACAACCAGAGCAATGGTTCATGCATGGGATCGGCCCTGCGTGCAGCTCACAAGCTTATCTCCACCCTCGGAGGCAAGATTGTTGTTTTGACTGCTTCCCTGCCCAACCTTGGTGTCGGCAAGCTCGAGATGCgtgaggacaagaagcttcttggcacATCAAAGGAGGGGGCTCTGCTCCAAACAGCGAACAGTTTCTACAAGAGCTTTGCTGTCGAATGCTCAAAGAGCCAGGTCTCTATCGATATGTTCCTTTTCTCGTCACAGTATCAAGATGTGGCTTCGCTCAGCAACCTCCCTCGCTACACTGGTGGCCAGACCTGGTTTTACCCAGGCTGGCATGCCTCGCGACCTGAGGATGCCCTCAAGTTTGCTTCCGAGTTCAGCGACTATCTTTCGTCTGAAATTGGTCTGGAGGCTGTCCTCCGAGTCCGAGCCACAAGTGGTCTAAGAATGAACACATTCTacggcaacttcttcaaccgAAGCTCTGATCTATGCGCTTTCCCCGCCTTCCCCCGCGACCAATGTTACGTTGTGGAGGTGGCTATTGATGAGAATCTTACCAAGAACGTCATCTGCCTCCAAGCCGCAGTGTTGCACACAACCTGCAATGGTGAGCGTCGCATCCGAGTAATGACTCTGGCCCTTCCTACAACGACCAATCTATCCGATATGTACGCCTCAGCGGACCAGTGTGCCATTACCACCTACTTCAGCCACAAGGCCGTGGAGCGGGCCCTTTCAAGCGGCCTAGATGCGGCCCGCGACGCTCTGCAGAGCAAGGTTACTGAGCTCTTGCAGAcgttcaagaaggagttgGCTGGAGGCAGCATGGGTGGCGGTCTGCAATTCCCTGCCAACCTCCGCGGCCTTCCCCTCCTGTTCCTGGGGCTGATCAAGAACGTTGGTCTCCGCAAGTCATCTCAAATCCCCTCCGACATCAGATCAGCGGCGCTCTGCCTTCTGTCAACACTTCCTGTGCCTCTCTTGATGCGCTACATCTACCCACGACTCTACTCACTACATGATATGCCCGACAACGCGGGAGTCCCCGACCAGGAGACGGGCCACATTGCGCTCCCTCCTGCGCTCAACCTCTCTTCAGAGAGGCTTGTGCCCTACGGCCTGTACCTCATCGATGATGGACAAACTCAGTTCTTGTGGGTCGGTCGTGATGCCGTACCGCAATTGGTGCAAGACGTGTTTGGAGTGGAAGACAGAGGCCAGATCCAGGTCGGCAAGGGTCGCGTACCCGAGCTTGAGGGAGACTTCAACGAACGGGTGCGGGCTATTGTTCAGAAGAGCCGGGACCACAAGTCACTAGGGGTTGGCAGCATTACATTGCCCCACCTGTATATCGTGCGAGAAGACGGAGAACCTAGTCTGAAGCTCTGGGCGCAAACGCTACTCGTGGAGGATCGAGCCGACCAGGGTGTAAGCGCAGCTCAGTGGCTAGGCATGTTGAGAGAAAAG GTTGTTCAGTAG
- a CDS encoding pathogenicity MAP kinase 1, which produces MSRSNPPNAAGSRKISFNVSEQYDIQDVVGEGAYGVVCSAIHKPSGQKVAIKKITPFDHSMFCLRTLREMKLLRYFNHENIISILDIQKPRNYESFNEVYLIQELMETDMHRVIRTQDLSDDHCQYFIYQTLRALKAMHSANVLHRDLKPSNLLLNANCDLKVCDFGLARSAASQEDNSGFMTEYVATRWYRAPEIMLTFKEYTKAIDVWSVGCILAEMLSGKPLFPGKDYHHQLTLILDVLGTPTMEDYYGIKSRRAREYIRSLPFKKKVPFRTLFPKTSDLALDLLEKLLAFNPVKRITVEEALKHPYLEPYHDPEDEPTAPPIPEEFFDFDKHKDNLSKEQLKQLIYQEIMR; this is translated from the exons ATGTCTCGATCGAACCCCCCTAACGCTGCGGGGTCCCGCAAGATCTCGTTCAACGTGAGCGAGCAGTATGATATTCaggatgttgttggtgagggcGCCTACGGTGTTGTCTG CTCTGCCATTCACAAGCCCTCCGGCCAAAAGgtcgccatcaagaagatcacccCTTTCGATCACTCCATGTTCTGTCTAAGAACCCTGCGagagatgaagttgttgcGATATTTCAACCACGAGAACATCATCTCCATTCTCGATATCCAGAAGCCCCGAAACTACGAGTCATTTAATGAAGTCTACTTGATCCAG GAGCTGATGGAGACGGATATGCACCGAGTCATCCGCACCCAGGACCTTTCTGACGACCACTGCCAGTACTTCATCTATCAGACCCTCCGCGCCCTCAAGGCCATGCACTCAGCCAACGTGCTGCACCGAGACTTGAAGCCCTccaacctcctcctcaacgccAACTGTGATCTCAAGGTCTGCGATTTTGGTCTTGCGCGATCCGCTGCTTCGCAGGAGGACAATTCCGGTTTCATGACTGAATATGTGGCGACTCGATGGTATCGTGCGCCCGAGATCATGTTGACTTTCAAGGAGTACACCAAGGCTATCGATGTGTGGTCGGTTGGCTGCATTCTCGCCGAGATGCTCAGCGGCAAGCCACTGTTCCCTGGCAAGGACT ACCACCACCAGTTGACACTCATTCTGGACGTGCTGGGCACGCCCACTATGGAAGACTACTACGGAATCAAGTCGCGCCGCGCTCGAGAATACATTCGATCGCTTCCCTTCAAGAAAAAGGTTCCCTTCCGAACTCTATTCCCCAAGACCTCGGATCTGGCCCTCGACCTgctcgagaagctcctcgCATTCAATCCTGTTAAGCGCATCACTGTGGAGGAGGCTCTGAAGCACCCATACCTTGAGCCTTACCACGATCCCGAGGACGAGCCAACAGCACCCCCGATCCCCGAGGagttctttgactttgacaagcaCAAAGACAACCTGAGCAAGGAGCAGCTGAAGCAGTTGATCTACCAGGAGATTATGAGGTAA
- a CDS encoding Oxidation resistance protein 1, translating to MSSSDCNESPESPESPGATTPNNPNRASASYITNMWTGLIRRFSSEGSFPSQADTAYEDDYKYHNGNGTKDGINGVFTPVRRTASPLRPPPLDPLVLHGYRQGTPTSAKLLTVAVAEEIRTMVPERLRIVDDWHLVYSLEQDGASLTTLYQRCRQYEGKRAGFVLVVKDLEGGIFGAYLSEYPHPAHSYFGNGECFLWRASTITPLPPPPSADTTNLNSRITTLAPPPPSSESNTPTHSRAPSPTPSEAVRFKAFPYSGLNDFCINCETGFLSVGSGGGHYGLWLDNGLENGHSSRCETFGNEPLSDEGTKFGVIGVELWVMGV from the exons ATGAGCTCTTCTGACTGCAACGAATCCCCCGAATCTCCCGAATCTCCTGGCGCCACTACGCCCAACAATCCTAATCGCGCCTCTGCATCATACATCACCAACATGTGGACCGGCCTCATCCGTCGCTTCTCTAGTGAGGGTTCGTTCCCTAGCCAGGCCGACACCGCCTACGAAGACGACTACAAGTACCACAATGGCAATGGCACAAAAGACGGTATAAACGGTGTCTTCACACCCGTACGCCGTACAGCGAGCCCCCTTCGTCCTCCACCTCTGGATCCTCTTGTTTTGCATGGCTATCGTCAGGGCACGCCCACGTCGGCCAAGTTGCTGACAGTCGCTGTCGCGGAGGAGATTCGCACCATGGTCCCTGAGCGTCTACGCATCGTAGACGACTGGCATCTGGTCTATAGCCTCGAGCAGGACGGCGCGAGCTTAACGACTCTTTATCAGCGCTGTCGACAATATGAGGGCAAACGAGCTGGTTTTGTCCTGGTCGTCAAAGACCTAGAAGGAGGA ATCTTTGGCGCATACCTATCCGAATACCCTCATCCTGCGCATTCGTACTTTGGCAACGGCGAATGCTTCCTCTGGCGAGCCTCGACTATCACGCCTCTCCCTCCACCTCCATCGGCTGATACGACAAACCTGAACTCTCGAATTACAACGCTCGCCCCGCCACCGCCTTCGTCAGAGAGCAACACCCCTACACATTCTCGCGCGCCGTCGCCTACACCTAGCGAAGCTGTCAGGTTCAAAGCATTCCCGTACAGCGGTCTGAATGACTTCTGCATCAACTGCGAGACCGGCTTTCTAAGTGTTGGATCAGGCGGTGGGCATTATGGGCTGTGGTTAGATAATGGGCTTGAGAACGGGCATAGCTCAAGGTGCGAGACCTTTGGTAACGAACCTCTGAGTGACGAGGGAACCAAATTTGGCGTCATCGGAGTCGAACTCTGGGTTATGGGCgtatga
- a CDS encoding related to uroporphyrinogen III synthase, producing the protein MTTTNPTTEQASEIPVLLLKTRSSPGDSYEDLFSESNVNASGFAPQFVPVLLHQFHSDGMNEVAALLRDRRIGNQKHHEYGGLIFTSQRAVEAFVKLVEDGKADDIPKPEEKTSWPHLQNIPVYSVGPATTRALAAVPQEPPLQVFGSHTGNGAALAPFILAHYYEWYGGQKRATLPPILFLVGETRRDIIPKTLQDGALPDTERIRVTETVVYGTGVMESFPVDLRRVLGETRNDSMRWIVVFSPTGCDSMLRVMGILDPETNKVYKGYERDGKTFIATIGPTTRDHLLSFGFEPDVCAELPTPQGVLEGIQAFMVKRQS; encoded by the exons atgacaactaCCAATCCCACCACGGAGCAAGCATCCGAGATACCTGTACTCCTACTGAAGACGAGATCGAGCCCTGGCGATTCCTACGAAGATCTTTTCTCAGAATCTAATGTTAATGCGAGTGGTTTTGCGCCGCAGTTCGTGCCTGTTCTTCTGCACCAATTTCACAGTGACGGCATGAACGAAGTCGCAGCGCTACTTCGCGATCGCCGCATCGGAAATCAGAAACACCATGAATACGGCGGCTTAATCTTTACATCACAACGCGCCGTCGAAGCTTTTGTGAAGCTTGTCGAAGACGGAAAGGCCG ATGACATTCCCAAACCCGAAGAGAAAACCTCATGGCCTCATCTACAGAACATTCCTGTCTATAGTGTCGGCCCCGCCACTACTCGCGCCCTCGCTGCTGTccctcaagaacctcctcTCCAAGTCTTTGGTAGCCACACAGGCAACGGCGCAGCCCTTGCTCCTTTTATCCTCGCCCACTACTACGAATGGTACGGCGGCCAAAAACGTGCGACTCTCCCGCCTATTCTATTCCTCGTTGGAGAAACCCGTCGTGATATCATTCCCAAAACGCTGCAGGACGGCGCACTACCAGATACAGAGCGCATTCGTGTGACAGAGACGGTTGTCTACGGGACGGGCGTCATGGAGAGCTTTCCGGTTGATCTACGCAGGGTCCTCGGGGAAACGCGCAATGATTCTATGCGATGGATTGTGGTATTCTCACCAACCGGATGCGATAGTATGCTTCGAGTCATGGGAATCCTGGATCCTGAGACCAATAAGGTGTATAAGGGCTATGAACGGGACGGCAAGACGTTCATCGCGACCATCGGACCTACGACAAGAGATCACCTCCTATCTTTTGGTTTCGAGCCTGACGTGTGCGCCGAGTTACCGACACCTCAAGGAGTATTGGAAGGGATCCAGGCGTTCATGGTCAAGAGACAGAGCTGA
- a CDS encoding probable aflatoxin efflux pump AFLT, whose protein sequence is MIASDNAPADVVYPKGMKFAILMISLYISMFLVALDKLIISTAIPAITNEFHATSDIGWYGTAYLLTNCAFLLVFGKLYTILDIKTTFMTAMVLFEIGSAICGAAPNSIAFIIGRAVAGLGGAGTQSGILVIIVYAVPLEKRPQYQGLFGAVFGIASAIGPVIGGVFTTHVTWRWCFYINLPLGAVVLTFVFLFLQVPRQFTQKTGLMYKLQQLNVLGLIALIPGVVCLCLALQWGGFEYSWKNGRIIALLVVAFTLLIAFVLIQVWKPEQATVPPHIFAKRSIFGGFWVSFCIGAHQTLLIYFLPVWFQVINGDSAMNSGIHLLAMVLALVVGSIISGVLTSRIGYYMPFLIAGICISSIGAGLFTILGTNASEGQWIGYQIVYGFGLGACSQAPNMAAQTVLPRNQVSIGASLVIFAQTLSGAIFVSVGTNVLDGELAKRLSAFTSVTPKQIESAGLTGLLKTIPEKFHKETLTAYNDSLHICFRVALVMACLAILGALAMEWASVKKEVVETTKESDNEVEEKSVV, encoded by the exons ATGATCGCCTCGGACAATGCCCCGGCCGATGTGGTCTATCCAAAAGGCATGAAGTTTGCCATATTGATGATTTCACTATATATCAGCATGTTCCTGGTTGCCTTG GACAAACTCATTATCTCTACTGCTATACCCGCTATCACGAACGAGTTTCATGCTACGAGTGACATTGGTTGGTACGGTACAGCTTACCTTCTTACCAACTGTGCCTTCTTGTTAGTATTTGGCAAACTATATACCATCTTGGATATCAAGACGACCTTTATGACTGCCATGGTACTCTTTGAGATTGGCTCAGCTATCTGTGGTGCTGCCCCAAACTCGATTGCTTTCATCATTGGAAGAGCTGTCGCAGGTCTAGGCGGTGCTGGTACGCAGTCTGGTATC CTCGTCATCATTGTCTATGCTGTCCCTCTTGAGAAGCGGCCTCAGTACCAGGGCCTCTTCGGTGCAGTCTTTGGAATTGCTTCAGCTATTGGACCTGTCATTGGAGGTGTCTTCACAACCCACGTCACTTGGAGGTGGTGCTTCTACATCAATCTCCCCCTTGGCGCCGTTGTTTTGACCTTTGTCTTCCTATTTCTCCAAGTTCCTCGCCAATTTACTCAGAAGACCGGCCTGATGTACAAGCTCCAGCAACTGAACGTACTCGGCTTGATTGCTCTCATCCCTGGTGTCGTTTGCCTCTGCCTGGCTCTCCAATGGGGTGGCTTCGAGTATAGC TGGAAAAATGGTCGTATTATTGCTTTGCTCGTGGTTGCTTTCACCCTCCTTATCGCCTTTGTCCTCATCCAAGTTTGGAAGCCCGAGCAAGCAACTGTCCCTCCTCACATCTTCGCCAAGCGCAGCATTTTCGGTGGCTTTTGGGTGAGCTTTTGTATTGGTGCCCATCAGACACTGTTGATTTACTTCCTCCCTGTCTGGTTTCAGGTCATCAACGGAGATTCTGCCATGAACAGTGGAATTCATCTCTTGGCCATGGTACTTGCTCTTGTTGTTGGCTCCATCATCAGCGGCGTTCTCACCTCTCGCATTGGATATTATATGCCGTTCCTCATTGCCGGAATCTGCATTTCTTCCATCGGCGCTGGCCTTTTTACTATCCTTGGTACTAATGCCTCGGAAGGCCAGTGGATTGGATATCAGATTGTATATGGCTTTGGTCTCGGTGCCTGTTCCCAGGCTCCCAACATGGCCGCCCAGACTGTTCTTCCACGCAACCAGGTATCGATTGGCGCTTCGCTCGTCATCTTTGCCCAAACACTCTCCGGTGCCATCTTCGTTTCTGTTGGCACCAACGTGCTCGATGGAGAATTGGCCAAGCGTTTGTCCGCTTTCACAAGCGTTACTCCTAAGCAAATCGAGTCCGCTGGCTTAACAGGTCTTCTCAAGACTATCCCTGAGAAGTTCCACAAGGAGACACTGACTGCCTACAACGATTCGCTGCATATTTGCTTCCGCGTCGCACTCGTCATGGCTTGCCTGGCTATCTTGGGGGCGTTGGCTATGGAGTGGGCCAGCGTGAAGAAAGAAGTAGTCGAGACAACAAAGGAGAGTGACAATGAGGTAGAGGAGAAGTCGGTTGTTTGA
- a CDS encoding related to erv1 protein, mitochondrial precursor: MSSDPNDQQQAAASAAPASSVGGSAEPPKRIPKGVVLGPDGKPCRNCTSFAAWASQTKSTLKQDAAKVKGPPADCPPDVEVLGRSTWTLLHSIAAQYPEQPSSGQKSDLLSFVGLFSKLYPCWVCAEDFQGYLKREAPQVNSRDEFGKWLCGAHNDVNRKLGKPEFDCSKWEERWRTGWKDGRCD; this comes from the exons ATGTCGAGCGATCCAAACGATCAACAGCAGGCGGCTGCGTCCGCTGCCCCTGCGTCGTCGGTAGGAGGCTCTGCTGAGCCGCCTAAGAGGATCCCCAAGGGAGTGGTACTAGGCCCTGACGGCAAACC GTGCCGGAACTGTACGTCTTTTGCTGCATGGGCTTCCCAGACAAAGAGTACTCTCAAACAGGACGCTGCAAAGGTCAAGGGTCCTCCGGCCGACTGCCCTCCAGATGTCGAGGTGCTAGGCCGCAGTACATGGACATTGCTTCACTCTATTGCCGCTCAGTATCCGGAACAGCCGTCAAGCGGCCAAAAATCAGACCTTCTCAGCTTTGTCGGTCTATTCTCTAAGCTATATCCTTGTTGGGTCTGCGCAGAAGATTTCCAGGGGTATCTAAAACGAGAAGCGCCACAGGTCAACAGTCGTGATGAGTTCGGCAAGTGGCTGTGCGGCGCACACAACGACGTCAACCGCAAACTGGGCAAGCCTGAGTTCGACTGTTCCAAGTGGGAGGAGCGGTGGCGGACAGGCTGGAAGGATGGAAGATGCGATTGA